Proteins from one bacterium genomic window:
- a CDS encoding BamA/TamA family outer membrane protein encodes MACLPALPAAAQFKIERAREDFFLGQQARQVIFYTNTHFNRVEGLYLNLGAKYRPRQISGLTLFGDLGYGFKNEEGKRWRGNAGFSHRLSLPDQLTFGADYFNRIDTNDDWLVGEWENSLAGIFLHEDFMDYFSRKGVRSFVDYRLLQAHTLRLEFSGYSYEPVRRNSNWSLFGGDKVYAANSRTPFPVVPGNEQSLLLVTAFDWRDNPIFPIYGWYADFQLEQTFGDFSTTGWFVTVKRFQPTFSDQKFQIKLLAGARTGSHAFQHLLPLGGLGNLRGYREKEFIGDRALYLTANYIIGQNWLHHVPLDFIPIWEGVSVGVFAETGLAWFAEPGNPDAGLFDFGKIKLKDFRNDAGVSIFVAENVLRVDIAKRLDRGYDDWRVLFRILDKF; translated from the coding sequence CAGGTCATCTTCTACACCAATACCCATTTCAATCGCGTGGAAGGGTTGTATCTCAACCTCGGCGCCAAATATCGCCCGCGCCAAATCAGCGGGCTGACGCTGTTCGGTGATTTGGGCTACGGCTTCAAGAATGAAGAAGGCAAGCGCTGGCGCGGCAATGCCGGCTTCTCACACCGGCTGTCGCTGCCCGATCAGCTCACCTTCGGCGCCGATTATTTCAATCGCATCGATACCAACGACGACTGGCTGGTGGGCGAGTGGGAAAACTCACTGGCCGGGATCTTCCTGCACGAAGACTTCATGGATTATTTCAGCCGCAAAGGCGTGCGCAGCTTCGTCGATTACCGCCTGCTGCAGGCGCACACCCTGCGTCTGGAATTCTCCGGCTACTCCTATGAACCGGTGCGGCGCAACAGCAACTGGAGCCTGTTCGGCGGGGACAAAGTCTATGCCGCCAACAGCCGCACGCCGTTTCCGGTGGTGCCCGGCAACGAACAATCCCTGCTGCTCGTCACCGCCTTTGACTGGCGTGACAATCCCATCTTTCCGATCTACGGCTGGTATGCCGATTTCCAACTTGAACAGACTTTCGGCGATTTTTCCACCACCGGCTGGTTCGTCACGGTGAAGCGGTTTCAACCGACCTTCAGCGACCAGAAGTTCCAGATCAAGCTGCTGGCCGGCGCGCGCACCGGCAGCCACGCGTTTCAACACCTGCTGCCGCTGGGCGGCCTCGGCAACTTGCGCGGCTATCGCGAAAAAGAATTCATCGGCGACCGCGCGCTTTACCTCACCGCCAACTACATCATCGGACAGAACTGGCTGCACCACGTGCCGCTTGATTTTATTCCCATCTGGGAAGGCGTTTCGGTGGGCGTGTTTGCCGAAACCGGCCTGGCCTGGTTCGCGGAGCCGGGCAATCCCGACGCCGGCTTGTTCGATTTCGGCAAGATTAAACTCAAAGATTTTCGCAATGACGCCGGCGTTTCGATCTTCGTCGCGGAAAACGTGCTGCGCGTCGACATTGCCAAACGCCTGGATCGCGGCTACGATGACTGGCGTGTTCTCTTTCGCATTCTCGACAAGTTTTGA
- a CDS encoding BamA/TamA family outer membrane protein, protein MNRLRSGCRHGFGRIARQAVLPLAAVLLWHSLASAQEPEFPADSVATPPLITSVVITGNRQTKPHIILREIKSQVGTPFDPAVVEADRMRLLNLRLFSRVDIAGVPVADGVQLVISLEEAWYIYPYPIFFMNDRDWGKLSYGAGLLHYNFRGRRETLAVSGWAGYNPALQLDYGNPWMFNHANLFGRWNFYTQTVRNRFLTTARQEVNEKRWGGMFTLGRRFGLFNFFSLGFGYSSLRFDPQQVRNPRNNELLDLSGEDNRASVIASYLYDARDFYEYPRGGSYVNLWAKRVGFTPAAQRYWRYGVDVRRYRKIYQGVALAARGMADLSSRRVPLDDLVNFGFRHRIRGHFYRQLHGENLALTSVELRVPLIPLRYHRLEQTRLFQDSLIGRYMRTLKFGVSAGLFADYGVIWNHAGGFDLDRGRGGFGAGLHIHMPYLNVLRLEGAFNEDGKLEGLVDVGVAF, encoded by the coding sequence GTGAATCGACTCCGCTCTGGCTGCCGCCACGGCTTCGGCCGGATTGCCCGACAGGCGGTTTTGCCGCTGGCGGCGGTGCTGCTGTGGCATTCGCTGGCATCGGCGCAGGAGCCGGAGTTTCCGGCTGATTCCGTGGCGACTCCCCCCCTCATCACCTCCGTGGTCATCACCGGCAACCGCCAAACCAAGCCTCACATCATTCTGCGCGAAATCAAATCGCAAGTCGGCACGCCCTTCGATCCCGCCGTGGTGGAGGCCGATCGCATGCGGCTGTTGAATCTGCGCCTGTTCAGCCGCGTCGACATTGCAGGCGTTCCCGTGGCAGACGGCGTGCAGCTCGTGATTTCCCTCGAGGAAGCTTGGTACATTTATCCCTACCCCATTTTTTTCATGAATGACCGCGATTGGGGCAAGCTTTCCTATGGCGCCGGCTTGCTGCATTACAATTTCCGCGGCCGGCGCGAGACGCTCGCGGTTTCAGGCTGGGCGGGTTACAATCCGGCCTTGCAGCTCGACTACGGCAACCCCTGGATGTTCAACCACGCCAATTTGTTCGGCCGCTGGAACTTCTACACCCAAACGGTGCGCAATCGCTTTCTGACCACCGCGCGGCAGGAGGTCAACGAAAAGCGCTGGGGCGGCATGTTCACGCTGGGTAGACGTTTCGGGCTGTTCAACTTCTTCAGCCTGGGCTTTGGCTATTCCAGCTTGCGCTTTGATCCGCAACAGGTGCGCAATCCCCGCAACAATGAGCTTCTCGATCTCAGCGGCGAGGACAACCGCGCCAGTGTGATCGCCTCTTATCTCTATGATGCCCGCGACTTCTATGAATATCCGCGCGGCGGCAGCTATGTGAATCTCTGGGCCAAGCGCGTGGGTTTCACGCCGGCGGCGCAGCGTTACTGGCGCTACGGCGTGGACGTACGGCGCTACCGCAAGATCTACCAGGGCGTTGCCCTCGCCGCCCGCGGCATGGCCGATCTTTCCTCCCGCCGTGTGCCGCTGGATGATCTCGTCAATTTTGGCTTCCGCCACCGCATTCGCGGACATTTCTACCGCCAGCTCCACGGCGAAAATCTCGCCCTCACCAGCGTGGAACTGCGCGTGCCCCTCATTCCCCTGCGCTATCACCGCCTCGAACAAACCCGCCTGTTTCAAGACTCACTCATCGGCCGCTACATGCGAACACTCAAGTTCGGCGTGAGCGCCGGCCTGTTTGCCGACTATGGCGTCATCTGGAATCACGCCGGCGGTTTTGATCTCGACCGCGGCCGCGGCGGTTTCGGCGCCGGCCTGCACATTCACATGCCCTATCTCAACGTGCTGCGCCTCGAAGGGGCCTTCAACGAAGACGGCAAGCTGGAGGGCCTGGTGGATGTGGGGGTGGCGTTTTAA
- a CDS encoding 16S rRNA (uracil(1498)-N(3))-methyltransferase, whose product MPRHEFFYAPPENFTAEFVELTGDEHHHLTRVLHHKIGDRVTVVDGAGNAAVDGEILFSDRAVTRIKIHTLTQNLGEPAVHLTLAQAVPKGARFDWVVEKATEIGVSAFIPLLSEHSEVQPGSGKTERWRRLTLAAMKQSCRSVWPTVNEPTHFVDLAKRLSEFDLALLAHPTASDISRDLAAQAMPRRVLLLVGPEGGFAEEEVTLAQETGCKLLSLGPRRLRAETAGLSAAIKVFAAYGQL is encoded by the coding sequence ATGCCACGCCACGAATTCTTTTACGCCCCTCCTGAAAATTTCACCGCCGAATTTGTCGAGCTGACCGGCGACGAGCATCATCACCTCACCCGCGTGTTGCATCACAAAATCGGCGATCGCGTCACGGTGGTTGACGGCGCGGGCAACGCCGCGGTCGACGGTGAAATCCTTTTCAGTGATCGTGCGGTAACGCGCATTAAAATTCACACGCTCACACAAAACCTCGGCGAGCCGGCGGTGCATCTCACCCTGGCGCAAGCGGTTCCCAAGGGCGCGCGCTTCGATTGGGTGGTGGAAAAAGCGACGGAAATCGGGGTTTCGGCATTCATCCCGCTGCTCTCCGAACACAGCGAAGTGCAACCCGGCTCAGGCAAAACTGAGCGCTGGCGGCGGCTCACACTGGCGGCGATGAAGCAATCCTGCCGTTCTGTCTGGCCGACGGTGAACGAACCCACCCACTTCGTTGATCTGGCTAAACGCCTCTCAGAATTCGATCTGGCCCTCCTGGCGCATCCCACCGCGAGCGACATTTCGCGGGACCTGGCAGCGCAGGCCATGCCGCGGAGGGTGCTGTTGCTGGTCGGCCCGGAGGGCGGTTTTGCGGAGGAGGAGGTCACCCTGGCGCAGGAAACCGGCTGCAAGCTGCTGAGCCTGGGGCCGCGGCGCCTGCGCGCGGAGACCGCGGGGTTGTCGGCGGCCATCAAGGTTTTCGCGGCGTACGGCCAGCTTTGA